Within the Pengzhenrongella sicca genome, the region GACGGCTCCGGCGCGCTGGCCGACGGCGCGGCGTCCGCCGCCGCCGGGGCGAGCACGCTCGCCGCGGGCGCGGGCGACCTCGCGGACGGCGCCACGGCCGCCGCCGCGGGCAGCTCCAAGCTGGCCGCCGGGGCCTCGAGCGCCGCGACCGGCTCGGCGCAGCTCGCCACCGGCGCCGCCACGGCGGCGAGCGGCGCCGCGACGCTGTCGACCGGCGCCACGGCCGTCGCCGACGGAACGGCCACCGCGGCCTCCTCGAGCGCACAGCTGGCCACCGGCGCGACCCAGGTCGCCGGCGGCGTGGATGAGACCGTCGCCTCGGTCGGCGCACTCGCCGGCAAGCTGCCCGCACTGAGCGCCGGGCTCACGAGCATCGGCCAGTACCTCGGGGCCCAGGCGAGCGCGGGGGACGTCACGGCGGCCGCGCTGCTCACGGGGCTGCAGACCGCGACCGCCGCACTGCCGGACGCCGACGCGCTCGCGACCATGCAGGCCGATCTCGCGACGCTCGACGCCGGCGCCAACGACGTCGCGACCGGGGCCACGGCGCTCAGCACGGGCCTCGATCCCCTCGTGGCGGGCACCCGCGAGGTGGCGACCGGGGCCGACGCGCTCGCGACCGGGACGAGCGCGCTGTCGACCGGGGCCGGCACCCTCGCGACCGGGACGAGCGCACTGTCGACCGGGGCGAGCACGCTCGCCGCAGGCAACGGCGTGCTCGCCGCCGGCGCGGGTCAGGTCTTCGCCGGCGCGGGTCAGCTCGCGGACGGCACGGGCACCCTCGCGGCGGGCTCGACCACCCTGGCCGACGGCGCGGGCCAGGTCGCGGACGGCGTCGGCCAGGTCGGCGGCGGGACACAGACGCTCGCCGACGCGCTGCGTTCCGGCGCAGACCAGATCCCCGCCGACTCGGCGGCGCAGCAGACGCAGCGCGCGAGCGTGCTCAGCTCGCCCGTGTCGATCGACTCGACGGACTCGGCCCAGGCGGAGGGGTTCGGCGAGGGCTTCGCGCCGTTCTTCATCCCGCTCGCGCTGTTCGTCGGCGCCCTCATCACGTGGCTGCTGCTGCGGCCCGTCCCCCCGCGCGCGCTCGGGACCCCGGCGTCGGGCTGGCGGACGGCGCTCGCCGGGTACCTGCCCGCGCTCGCGATCGGCGTCGGCCAGGTCGCGATCATGCTCGCCGTGATCCACGTCGGGCTCGGCCTGCAGCTGGCGAGCGTCGCCGGGACGATCGCCTTCACGCTGCTCATCGTCGCCGCGTTCCTCGCGCTGCAGCAGATGCTCAACGCGGTGTTCGGCCCGGCCGCGGGCAAGGTCATGATCCTCGCGCTGCTGATGCTGCAGCTGGCGTCCTCGGGCGGCACCTACCCGGTCGAGACGACGCCCGCGTTCTTCCAGGTCATCCACCCGCTGCTGCCGATGAGCTACGCCGTGTCCGGGCTGCGCGAGGTCATCACCGGCGGCATCGACGCGCGGCTGTGGACCGCCGTCGCCTACCTCGCCGTCCTGCTCGCCGTGTCGCTCGCGCTGACGGCCTGGCGCGCCGGGCGGATGCGGACCTGGACCCTCGGTCGGCTGCACCCCGTGCTCGAGATCTGAGAGGCTGGCGCGGTGGACATCGCGGTGGGGCTCGAGGCGGCGCACGCTGACGGGGCGCGCGCCGCCCCCGCGCGGCGCAGCGGGACGCGCCAGCAGATCATCGACGCGGCCGTCGCGCTGATCGCGAACCGGGGCTTCTCCGCGACGTCGGTGGACGACATCGCCGCGGCCGCTGGGGTCGCGAAGGGCTCCATCTTCTACATCTTCGGGTCCAAGACCGACATGTTCGAGCAGATCCTCAGCGAGGGGGTGCGGCGCCTGACGGACGACCTGCGGGCGGCCGGCGCCGGGCTGACCGGAGCGAGCGCGCTCGCCGCTCTCGTGACCGAGCTGCTGCGCAACGTGCACGAGCATCCGGCGTTCGCCAAGCTGATGACCGCCGAGGTGTTCCGCACGGGCCGGCACTGGCAGGACTCGATCCGGCTCGTTCGCGACGAGTCGATGGCGGTCTTCGCCGACGTCGTGCACGAGGCGCGGCCCGACCTGGACGCCGCGCTGGTCGGGGCTGCCGTGTTCGGGGCGACGCTCGTGACCGGCCTCGAGTGGCTCGCCTTCCAGCCCGAGCGCACGTTCGACGAGGTCCGCGCCGCGATCCTCGCCACCACGCACGGGCTGCTCCCGGGCTGAGGCCCGAGCCCGCCGCGACCCGCGCCCACGACCCGCGCCCACGACCCGGAAGGCCCCGCCATGGTCAGCCCGTCAGCCGTCCCCCCGACCGCCGATCTCGTCGACGCGCACGGCGCCGCGCTGGGCAGCTGCGACCTGCAGCTGCGCCAGTACGGCGGGCACACGGCGTTCGCCGGGACGGTCCGGACAGTGCGCTGCCACGAGGACAACGCCCTCGTGCGGCGCGTGCTCGCGGAACCCGGGGGCGGGCACGTGCTCGTCGTCGACGGCGGCGGCTCGCTGCACAGCGCGCTGCTCGGCGACCAGATCGCTGCGGCCGCGGTCGCGAACGGCTGGGCCGGCGTGGTGATCCACGGCGCCGTGCGCGACGTCGCCCAGCTGCGCGAGCTGCCGCTGGGCATCAAGGCGCTCGGCGCCAACCCGCGCACGGGCGCCAAGCTCGGGGTGGGCGCGGTCGACGTGCCCGTCACGTTCGGCGGCGTCGAGTTCACCCCCGGCCAGCAGCTGTGGAGCGACGACGACGGCGTCGTCGTCCTCGCCACGGGCTGAGGCTCGCGGCGCGGCCCGCCGGTCTTGACGGCGTCGCTCGGGGTTCGAGACGATTCCGCGACACCGCCGAGCGCACCCACCGAGGTTCACGATGGCTACTGGCAAGCTCAAGTGGTTCGACGACAACAAGGGCTACGGCCTCATCTCCCTGGATGACTCCGGGGTGGAGGTGATCGTCATGGACTCTGCGGTCTCGAGCGAGACCCGCGCGATCCTCGACGCTCATGTGCGGCTCGAGTTCGATGTGGTGCAGGGGATCACTGGCCTCGAGGCCGACAACCTCCATGCCTTAGGGCCGCTCGAAGGTCCCGGCACGGGAGGCGGCGGAACCCGGCCAGCCCCGCAGGCGGGCTTCTAGCCGTCCATGGCCGACCTGCTCAAGGGTCTCGCCGGTGGCTGGGCGTTTCTCGTCTCCTGGGTCTTTCCGTCGCTGACCGCGTGGTCGGTCTTCGGCCTGCTCGTGTTTCCGCGCCTCGACTCGGTTCCCGGCTTCGCCGACATCGCCGCCACGAGCGAGGCGAACCAGGCGATCGCCCTCCTCGGCGTCGCGTTCTTCACTGCCATCCTGCTCTCGGCGCTGTCGACGACGCTCTACCGCATCCTCGAGGGCTACCTTCTGCTCCCCGAGCGTGTGGCCGTCCGCTGGCGCCAACGCCAGCTGCGCCGTCGCACCGCGCTGCTGGCGGAGGTCGCGGCGCTGCGCGCCCGCCACCCCGAGGGCGATGCAGGCGCGGCTAGCACGGGCATCTCGGTGCGGATCGGGCTGATCAACGAGAAGCTCCGGCGGTTCCCGGCCGACCCGCGACAGTTCGGCCCGACGGCGTTCGCCAACGCCCTGCGCGCGGCGGAGACCTACGGCTGGGACCGCTACCAGCTCGACTCGCAGACGCTGTGGTCCGAGCTGCAGGCAGTCCTGCCCGAAGGGCTCAAGGACGAGATGGACCGGGCGCGGGCGCCGATCAACTTCTTCGTGTCCCTGCTCTTCCTGTCGTGCCTGCTCGGGGCGGCGTGCGTCGCCGCGGCGTTCGCCGGTCCGACGGACGCGCTCGCGCTCGTGGCCGCTGCCGCCGGCTCCGCGGCGCTCGTGCCGGTCTGGTACCACCTCGCGGTCCTCAACACCCGCTACGTCCTGGTGGTGATGCAGGCGACCGTGAACGTCGGCCGCGTCGCGCTCGCCGCGTCTCTGGGCCTCGAGCTCCCGCGAACGCTCGCCGCCGAGCGCGGGATGTGGGAGCAGATTTACTGGTTCGTGCACGAGCCCTACGACCCGACGTACGTCGCGAGCCTCGATCGCTACCGGCTCGATCCCGCCGCCGCGCCCGCGCGCCCGACCGTCCCCCCGAGCGCTGCGCTCGCGACGCCGTCGGCCACCAACGGTTCCGCCGCGCCGGCGGCCGCCGACCCCACCACAGAACCCGCCGCGACCGGCGCCGCGGCCCCGGCGCCCGAGGCCTGACCCGGGTTCCCCAGCCAGTCGAGCAGCCCGCACACCGCGTCCGCGCACCCGCCGCAGCCGGTCGTCGCGCGGGTCGCCACCGCGACGTCGGGCAGAGTCCGGGCGCCCGCGCGCCACGACGCGACGATCTCGCCCTTCGTGACGCCGTTGCACCGGCACACGGTCGCCCGGTCGGGCATGAGGGTCGCCGACGGCTCGCTCGCCGCCACGGCGCCCCGGACCGGCCGGAGCAGCAGCTGCGCAGGGTCGGCGGGGGCGGGAGTGCGGCGCGTGTACGCCGCGACGAGGTCAGCCGCGACCGGTCCCGCGCCGACGCACGTCGCCCCGACGACGACGCCGCCCGCCACCACGACCTCGACGTGCCGGCCGGCGTCGGGGTCGCTCAGCCGGACCCGCCGCAGCCCGGGGGCGGGCGCGCCCGCGATCGGCCCGTGCCCGCCCATCGTGACGACGTCGAGGCCGTGCGCCTTGACCCGGACGACGTCGGTCGGCGCACCGGCGGCGGGCGCCGGGGACGCGCCGTCGGCGGGCGCGCCGGAGGTGAGCAGCGCCGCGAGGCGTCGGGCCTGGTCCCAGCCCTGCGCGATCAGCCCGGACCCGCCCTCCGGGGGCTCGGCGCAGTCGCCGATCGCGTAGACGGCGGGGTCGGCGGTCGCGCAGTCGGCGCCGACGACGACGCCGCGGCGCACCTCGAGCCCCGCCCGCAGCGCGAGCCCCGTCTCGGGTTCCGTGCCGGCCGCGAGCACGAGCAGGTCGGCGGGCAGCCGCTCGCCGTCGCCGAGCCGGACGGCCGCGAGGCGACCGGCGAGAAGCTCGACCTGCGCCGTTCGCGCGCCCACGCGCTGCCCGACCCCCAGCGCGGCCAGCCCGCCGGCGACCGCCGCCGCGGCGGCCGGGTCGAGCTGGCGGTCCATGAGGTGGAGGCCGCGGTGCACGACCGTGACGTGCAGCCCGCGGCGCGCCAGGCCGCAGGCGGCCTCGAGGCCGAGCACGCCGCCGCCCAACACGACGGCGTGGCGCGCGTTCACCGTGGCGGCGACGATCTCGCGCGCGTCGTCGAGCGTGCGCAGCGCGTGGACCCCGGCGGGCAGGCCTGCGGGCAGCCCGGCGGGCGCGCGCCCTGCCGTGACCGCCGCCGACGGCAGGCCCTCGATCCCGGGCACGCGGGCGCGCGCGCCGGTCGCGAGCACGGCTACGTCGTACCCGAACCGCGCGCCGTCGGCGGTGGTCACGACCCGCTCGAGGCGGTCGAGCCCCGCGACGGCTGCGCCGAGCAGCACGCGCACCCCGGGCAGCTCCTGGCGCGGCAGGGCGAGGGACGCGACGTCGACCTTGCCCGCGACCACCTCGCTGAGCAGCACCCGGTTGTACGGCTCGTACTCCTCCGCGCCGAGCACGGTGACGTCGAGCCCGCCGTCGCGGCGCACGAGGTCCTCGACGAAGCGGGACCCCACCATCCCGTTGCCCACCACCACGACGCGCGTCATCGGATCGCCCCGCCGGCCGCGACGGCGACCGGGACCGTTGGCGCCGTGCCCGCCGACGCCTGGACCGCCGACACGTCGATCGCGCACACCTTGAACTCGGGCATCCCGGAGATCGGGTCGGTCGCGTCCGTCGTGAGCCGGTTCGCGCTGCCCTCGCCAGGCCAGTGGAAGGGCATGAACACCGCGTCGGGCCGCGCGGACTCGGTCACGTGCGCGACCGCGACCGCGACCCCGCGCGCGGACGTCAGGCGCACGAGCTCGCCGTCGGCCACCCCGATCCGGTCGGCGAGCAGCGGGTGGAGCTCGGCGAACGCCTCGGGCTGCGCGGCGGCGAGCGCGGCGACCCGGCGGGTCTGCGCGCCCGACTGGTAGTGCTGGAGCACGCGCCCGGTGATCAGGTACACGGGGGCGTCGGGGCGCAGGTCGTCCGCCGGGCCGTGGTGGTCGACCGCGACCATCCGGGCGCGACCGTCCGCGGTCGGGAAGGACTCGACGAACAGCCGGGGCGTGCCGGGGTGGGCCGGCTCGCCGGCCGGGGTCGCGGGGCACGGCCAGAACAGGCCCGCGTCGTCGGCGTCGAGGCGCGCGTGGCTCAGGCCGCCGTAGTCCGCGACGCCGCCGGCGCTCGCGCGCGCGAGCTCGTCGAAGACCTCGGCGGCGTCGGTCGGAAAGCCTGTCGTGACGCCGAGGCGCGCGGCGAGGTCGTGCAGCACCTCGAGCTCGGTGCGGACGCCAGGCGGCGGCGCGAGCGCGCGCCGGCGCCGGAGCACGCGGCCCTCGAGCGACGTCATCGTGCCCTCCTCCTCGGCCCACTGGGTCACCGGCAGCACGACGTCGGCGAGCTGGGCCGTCTCGGACAGCACCAGGTCACACACCACGAGCAGGTCGAGCGCCGCGAGCCGATCGCGCACGCGCAGGGCGTTCGGCGCGCTCACGAGCAGGTTGCTGCCGTGCACGAGCAGCGCCTTCGGCCCGGCGGGGGTGCCGCAGCGGCGCAGCAGCTCGACCGCGGGCAGGCCCGGCCCGGGCAGGTCGGCGGGGTCGACGCCCCAGACGGCGGCGACGTGCGCGCGGGCCGCCGGGTCGTCGATGCGCCGGTAGCCGGGCAGCTGGTCGGCCTTCTGCCCATGCTCGCGCCCGCCCTGGCCGTTGCCCTGGCCCGTCACGGCGCCGTACCCGCTCGCGGGGCGGCCGGGCAGCCCGAGCAGCAGCGCGAGGTTGATCGCGGCCGTCACGGTCGCGGTGCCCTGGGTGCTCTGCTCGGCGCCGCGGCCCGTGAGGATGACCGCGCCGGTGCCGCCGGCGGCGGGGGCGGCCGCGGCGAGCAGGCGGGCCGCGGCGCGCAGGTCCTCGGCCGGGACCCCGCAGACCTGCTCGGCCCGCTCGGGCCACCACGCGGCGACGCTGCGGCGCGCGTCGTCGGCGCCCGTCGTGCGCGCGGCGAGGTAGGCCGTGTCGGCGAGCCCCTCGGCCCACACGACGTGCTGGAGCGCCAGCAGCACGACGAGGTCCGTGCCCGGCACGGGCTGCAGGTGCAGCCCCGAGCCGTCGGTGAGGGTCGCCGTCGCGGAGCGGCGCGGGTCGACCACGACGAGCCCGCCCGCCGCGCGGGCGCCCGCGAGGTGCGCCGACGACGGCGGCATCGTCTCGGCCGGGTTGCTGCCGAGCAGCAGGACCGCCTGGGCCCGGCCGAGGTCCGCGAGGGGGAATGGCAGCCCGCGGTCGATGCCGAACGCGCGGTTCGCCCCCGCGGCGGCGCTCGCCATGCAGAACCGGCCGTTGTAGTCGATGGACGGCGTGCGAAGCACGACGCGGGCGAACTTGCCGAGCGCGTACGCCTTCTCGTTCGTGAGGCCGCCGCCGCCGAACACCGCGACCGCCTCCGGCCCGTGCGCGGCGCGCAGCTCGCGCAGCCCGGTCGCGACGCGGTCGAGCGCGTCGTCCCAGGTCGCCGGGTGCAGCGCTCCGTCGGCGCCGCGCAGGAGCGGCTGCGTGAGCCGCCCCGGCGCGCGCAGCACCTCGGCGCTGGTCCAGCCCTTCTGGCACAACCCGCCGCGGTTCGTGGGGAAGTCCCGACCGGCGACGGCGACGGGCGCACCCTGCTCGGGTGCGTCGTCGGCGGCAGGGTTCGCCGGCAGCGACACCGCCGTCAGCGACATCGCGCACTGCAGCGCGCAGTACGGGCAGTGCGTCGCGGTCCCGCCGGCGCCGGTCGGCACGTCAGATCCCCGCGGCGCTCATCGGCGCCGCGCGCCGGCTGTACACCGACCAGGTCGTGGCGGCCATGATCAGGTAGATGCCGACGAAGACCCACAGGGCGGGCTGCAGGCTGCCGGCGATCGAGTTCGACAGCGCGAACCCGCGCGGGATGAGGAAGCCGCCGAGGGCGCCGATCGCGCCCGCGATGCCGATGCAGCCGGCGGCCGCCTTGCGCGCGCGGGCCGCGCGCTCGGGGGTCGTGGCGCCGACCCGGAAGACCGCGGGGATCATCCGGTAGGTCGCGCCGTTGCCCGCCCCGGTCGCGACGAACAGCACCAGGAACGTGCTGAGGAACAGCGCGAAGCTGCCGGCCCGGAGCGCGAGCACCGCGCCGACGGCGGCGACGGCCATCACGAGGAACGACGAGATCGTCACGCGCGCGCCGCCCCACCGGTCGGCGAGGATCCCGCCCACGGGCCGCGACAGCGAGCCGACGAGCGCACCGAGGAAGGCGATGCTGAGCGTGACCTCGGGGAACTGGGTCTTCAGCAGCGTCGGGAACGCGCCCGCGTAGCCGATGAACGACCCGAACGTGCCGATGTACAGGAACGAGATGATCCAGGTGTGCCGGTTGTGCACCGCGGCGCCGAACGCGCGGTAGTCGGCCTTGGCGAAGGTGAGGTTGTTCATCATCCGCGCGGCGAGGAACGCCGCGAGCAGGATGAGCGGGATGAACATCAGGCCCGCCCGCGACAGCTGCAGGCCCGCGCCCGTCACGATCACGAGCGGCACCGCGAACTGCACCGCGGCCGTGCCGAGGTTGCCGCCGGCGGCGTTCAGGCCGAGCGCCTTGCCCTTCTCCCGCTCGGGGTAGAAGAAGGAGATGTTCGCCATCGACGAGGCGAAGTTGCCGCCGCCGAGGCCGGCGAGCGCGGCCACCCCGAGGAGCATCCAGAACGGGGTCGTCTCGGGCCGGCTCACGACGAACGCGAGCGCGCTCGCCGGCAGGAGCAGGAGCAGGGCCGAGATGATCGTCCAGTTGCGGCCGCCGAACCGCGGCACGGCGAACGTGTACGGGATCCGCAGGGTCGCGCCCACGAGGCTCGGCACGGCGATCAGCCAGAACTGCTGATCGACCGTGAGCACGAAGCCCACTGCGGCGAGCTGCGGCACGACGATGCTCCACGACGCCCAGACCGCGAAGCCGAGGAACTCCGCGAAGATCGACGGGTAGAGGTTGCGTTTGGCGATCTTCCGGCCGCCGTCGTGCCAGAAGGTGTCGTCCTCCGGGTCCCAGGTGTCGATCCACCGCCCCGACCGGACCTCGATCGCCGATGGTGACTGGCCTGCGGTGGTCAAGGTCTTCGGTGCCGTCATCGCGTCTCCTGGAGGTGTTCGACGGGGCCGTGCGGTGGTTCGACGGTAGAAGCGCCATGTTTCGGACACGCGGGTCTGCCGTTACCCGCGCGGAACGAGGTGCGCACGGCGCGCGGCGGCGCGCTGTGAGACTGCTGGGCTCCCGCGTGGACGACTACCCGTGCAAACTAGTTGTGCATAGTTCTTGTGCACAGAGTTCATGCACGCGTAGGGTGCCGACATGTCCCCGACCAACGAACCCGAGCTCACGGGCCTTCACCTCGACGCCGCCGCACTCAAGGTGCTCGCCCACCCGCTGCGGTCCCGGTTGCTCAGCGCGTTGCGCCGGGGCGGGCCGGCGACTGCGACCGACCTCGCCCGACAGCTCGGCACCAACACCGGGGCGACCTCCTACCACCTGCGCAAGCTCGAGACCGTCGGGCTCGTCGCGGACACCGGCGAGGGCGAGGGCAAGCGGCGGCTCTGGCGAGCCGCGACCGACTCCCACGGGTGGACGGTGAGCGACTTCGCCGGCGACGAGGACTCGGAGACGGCGCTGAACTGGCTCGTGCGTGACTACAGCCGACTCCTCGGGCGCGAGTTCGAGCGCTGGCTCGACGTCGAGGGCTCCTGGCCACTCCCCTGGCGCGACGCGGCCGGCATGAGCGACTACGCCATGCTCGTCACCGCGGAACAGGCCGAGGCGCTCAAGGCCGAGCTCGACGAGCTCGTGACGCGGTACCGACTCGCCGGCCAAGGGAACCCGGAGGCGCGGCGGCTCGCGCTGTGGAGCGTGCTGATCCCGACCGACCTCGACGAGGGCGGGGCGGGCGAGGCGGGAGAAGACG harbors:
- a CDS encoding YhgE/Pip domain-containing protein translates to MLSLTSTGTELRRFRHGALPRIAVAAMLLIPLLYGALYLWAFWDPTGNLDKLPVALVNADRAATADGRSIDAGADVSAELLASGDLDWVVTDADDAATGVSDGTYYFALTIPADFSTQIASAGGDDPAAAELMVTYNDANSFLASTLGKSAMAQVRTAVSDSVSEQAVDTVLVGLGSARDGFAEASDGALTLTAASGQLADGATQVADGSGALADGAASAAAGASTLAAGAGDLADGATAAAAGSSKLAAGASSAATGSAQLATGAATAASGAATLSTGATAVADGTATAASSSAQLATGATQVAGGVDETVASVGALAGKLPALSAGLTSIGQYLGAQASAGDVTAAALLTGLQTATAALPDADALATMQADLATLDAGANDVATGATALSTGLDPLVAGTREVATGADALATGTSALSTGAGTLATGTSALSTGASTLAAGNGVLAAGAGQVFAGAGQLADGTGTLAAGSTTLADGAGQVADGVGQVGGGTQTLADALRSGADQIPADSAAQQTQRASVLSSPVSIDSTDSAQAEGFGEGFAPFFIPLALFVGALITWLLLRPVPPRALGTPASGWRTALAGYLPALAIGVGQVAIMLAVIHVGLGLQLASVAGTIAFTLLIVAAFLALQQMLNAVFGPAAGKVMILALLMLQLASSGGTYPVETTPAFFQVIHPLLPMSYAVSGLREVITGGIDARLWTAVAYLAVLLAVSLALTAWRAGRMRTWTLGRLHPVLEI
- a CDS encoding TetR/AcrR family transcriptional regulator, encoding MDIAVGLEAAHADGARAAPARRSGTRQQIIDAAVALIANRGFSATSVDDIAAAAGVAKGSIFYIFGSKTDMFEQILSEGVRRLTDDLRAAGAGLTGASALAALVTELLRNVHEHPAFAKLMTAEVFRTGRHWQDSIRLVRDESMAVFADVVHEARPDLDAALVGAAVFGATLVTGLEWLAFQPERTFDEVRAAILATTHGLLPG
- the rraA gene encoding ribonuclease E activity regulator RraA — translated: MVSPSAVPPTADLVDAHGAALGSCDLQLRQYGGHTAFAGTVRTVRCHEDNALVRRVLAEPGGGHVLVVDGGGSLHSALLGDQIAAAAVANGWAGVVIHGAVRDVAQLRELPLGIKALGANPRTGAKLGVGAVDVPVTFGGVEFTPGQQLWSDDDGVVVLATG
- a CDS encoding cold-shock protein, with product MATGKLKWFDDNKGYGLISLDDSGVEVIVMDSAVSSETRAILDAHVRLEFDVVQGITGLEADNLHALGPLEGPGTGGGGTRPAPQAGF
- a CDS encoding FAD-dependent oxidoreductase, whose amino-acid sequence is MTRVVVVGNGMVGSRFVEDLVRRDGGLDVTVLGAEEYEPYNRVLLSEVVAGKVDVASLALPRQELPGVRVLLGAAVAGLDRLERVVTTADGARFGYDVAVLATGARARVPGIEGLPSAAVTAGRAPAGLPAGLPAGVHALRTLDDAREIVAATVNARHAVVLGGGVLGLEAACGLARRGLHVTVVHRGLHLMDRQLDPAAAAAVAGGLAALGVGQRVGARTAQVELLAGRLAAVRLGDGERLPADLLVLAAGTEPETGLALRAGLEVRRGVVVGADCATADPAVYAIGDCAEPPEGGSGLIAQGWDQARRLAALLTSGAPADGASPAPAAGAPTDVVRVKAHGLDVVTMGGHGPIAGAPAPGLRRVRLSDPDAGRHVEVVVAGGVVVGATCVGAGPVAADLVAAYTRRTPAPADPAQLLLRPVRGAVAASEPSATLMPDRATVCRCNGVTKGEIVASWRAGARTLPDVAVATRATTGCGGCADAVCGLLDWLGNPGQASGAGAAAPVAAGSVVGSAAAGAAEPLVADGVASAALGGTVGRAGAAAGSSR
- a CDS encoding molybdopterin oxidoreductase family protein, producing MSLTAVSLPANPAADDAPEQGAPVAVAGRDFPTNRGGLCQKGWTSAEVLRAPGRLTQPLLRGADGALHPATWDDALDRVATGLRELRAAHGPEAVAVFGGGGLTNEKAYALGKFARVVLRTPSIDYNGRFCMASAAAGANRAFGIDRGLPFPLADLGRAQAVLLLGSNPAETMPPSSAHLAGARAAGGLVVVDPRRSATATLTDGSGLHLQPVPGTDLVVLLALQHVVWAEGLADTAYLAARTTGADDARRSVAAWWPERAEQVCGVPAEDLRAAARLLAAAAPAAGGTGAVILTGRGAEQSTQGTATVTAAINLALLLGLPGRPASGYGAVTGQGNGQGGREHGQKADQLPGYRRIDDPAARAHVAAVWGVDPADLPGPGLPAVELLRRCGTPAGPKALLVHGSNLLVSAPNALRVRDRLAALDLLVVCDLVLSETAQLADVVLPVTQWAEEEGTMTSLEGRVLRRRRALAPPPGVRTELEVLHDLAARLGVTTGFPTDAAEVFDELARASAGGVADYGGLSHARLDADDAGLFWPCPATPAGEPAHPGTPRLFVESFPTADGRARMVAVDHHGPADDLRPDAPVYLITGRVLQHYQSGAQTRRVAALAAAQPEAFAELHPLLADRIGVADGELVRLTSARGVAVAVAHVTESARPDAVFMPFHWPGEGSANRLTTDATDPISGMPEFKVCAIDVSAVQASAGTAPTVPVAVAAGGAIR
- a CDS encoding MFS transporter; the encoded protein is MTAPKTLTTAGQSPSAIEVRSGRWIDTWDPEDDTFWHDGGRKIAKRNLYPSIFAEFLGFAVWASWSIVVPQLAAVGFVLTVDQQFWLIAVPSLVGATLRIPYTFAVPRFGGRNWTIISALLLLLPASALAFVVSRPETTPFWMLLGVAALAGLGGGNFASSMANISFFYPEREKGKALGLNAAGGNLGTAAVQFAVPLVIVTGAGLQLSRAGLMFIPLILLAAFLAARMMNNLTFAKADYRAFGAAVHNRHTWIISFLYIGTFGSFIGYAGAFPTLLKTQFPEVTLSIAFLGALVGSLSRPVGGILADRWGGARVTISSFLVMAVAAVGAVLALRAGSFALFLSTFLVLFVATGAGNGATYRMIPAVFRVGATTPERAARARKAAAGCIGIAGAIGALGGFLIPRGFALSNSIAGSLQPALWVFVGIYLIMAATTWSVYSRRAAPMSAAGI
- a CDS encoding ArsR/SmtB family transcription factor — its product is MSPTNEPELTGLHLDAAALKVLAHPLRSRLLSALRRGGPATATDLARQLGTNTGATSYHLRKLETVGLVADTGEGEGKRRLWRAATDSHGWTVSDFAGDEDSETALNWLVRDYSRLLGREFERWLDVEGSWPLPWRDAAGMSDYAMLVTAEQAEALKAELDELVTRYRLAGQGNPEARRLALWSVLIPTDLDEGGAGEAGEDGGERGERGEP